A single Epinephelus lanceolatus isolate andai-2023 chromosome 22, ASM4190304v1, whole genome shotgun sequence DNA region contains:
- the LOC117245943 gene encoding Fc receptor-like protein 5 isoform X4, with protein sequence MEVTALCIRLYAGFPQVVPNRQQFFEYEPITVTCEGLEGLTGWRVVRRIGGDVKTCAASWSTSTGPCKIKNALAAVDSGEYWCEMGEAKKSNTVNITVTGGSVILEGPALPVMVGDDVTLHCRNKQMSSNLTAAFFKDGHLMENSSMGNLTLNSVSKSDEGLYTCSIPEDGQSSASWLIVRAAGEEPHRGLHLPLLLCTAVSVFLVALVLLVGILQCGQHQTITTDTPTSPFCFQSFTSIQSVTTYTVVKTQQEERLLRPETPD encoded by the exons ATGGAGGTCACAGCGCTCTGCATCAGACTGT atGCAGGTTTCCCTCAGGTTGTTCCAAACCGACAGCAGTTCTTTGAATATGAGCCCATTACTGTCACCTGTGAGGGTCTGGAGGGACTGACTGGATGGAGAGTGGTGAGGAGGATCGGAGGTGATGTTAAAACATGTGCTGCTTCCTGGTCAACGTCAACAGGACCCTGTAAAATAAAGAATGCCTTAGCGGCAGTTGACAGTGGAGAATACTGGTGTGAAATGGGAGAGGCAAAGAAAAGCAACACTGTCAACATCACTGTCACTG GTGGCTCTGTGATCCTGGAGGGTCCTGCCCTCCCTGTGATGGTGGGAGATGATGTAACTCTGCACTGCAGAAACAAGCAGATGTCTTCCAACCTCacagctgcattttttaaagatgGCCACTTAATGGAGAACAGCTCTATGGGAAACCTGACTCTCAACAGTGTTTCCAAGTCTGATGAAGGACTCTACACGTGCAGCATCCCTGAAGATGGACAATCATCAGCGAGCTGGCTGATTGTCAGAG CAGCTGGTGAAGAGCCTCATCGTGGCCTtcacctccctctgctgctctgcactgctgtcagtgttttcttgGTGGCTCTAGTGCTGTTGGTGGGAATACTGCAATGTGGGCAACATCAGACAATCACCACAG ATACCCCGACCTCTCCtttctgcttccagtcttttaCCTCTATACAATCAG TGACAACGTATACTGTCGTCAAAACCCAGCAGGAAGAGCG GTTGCTGAGACCAGAGACACCCGACTGA
- the LOC117245943 gene encoding uncharacterized protein LOC117245943 isoform X2, with protein MEVTALCIRLLMTVLLLLVAHVECSYSKNVDAGFPQVVPNRQQFFEYEPITVTCEGLEGLTGWRVVRRIGGDVKTCAASWSTSTGPCKIKNALAAVDSGEYWCEMGEAKKSNTVNITVTGGSVILEGPALPVMVGDDVTLHCRNKQMSSNLTAAFFKDGHLMENSSMGNLTLNSVSKSDEGLYTCSIPEDGQSSASWLIVRAGEEPHRGLHLPLLLCTAVSVFLVALVLLVGILQCGQHQTITTDTPTSPFCFQSFTSIQSVTTYTVVKTQQEERLLRPETPD; from the exons ATGGAGGTCACAGCGCTCTGCATCAGACTGT TGATGactgttttgttgctgctggtTGCACATGTTGAATGCAgttactctaaaaatgttg atGCAGGTTTCCCTCAGGTTGTTCCAAACCGACAGCAGTTCTTTGAATATGAGCCCATTACTGTCACCTGTGAGGGTCTGGAGGGACTGACTGGATGGAGAGTGGTGAGGAGGATCGGAGGTGATGTTAAAACATGTGCTGCTTCCTGGTCAACGTCAACAGGACCCTGTAAAATAAAGAATGCCTTAGCGGCAGTTGACAGTGGAGAATACTGGTGTGAAATGGGAGAGGCAAAGAAAAGCAACACTGTCAACATCACTGTCACTG GTGGCTCTGTGATCCTGGAGGGTCCTGCCCTCCCTGTGATGGTGGGAGATGATGTAACTCTGCACTGCAGAAACAAGCAGATGTCTTCCAACCTCacagctgcattttttaaagatgGCCACTTAATGGAGAACAGCTCTATGGGAAACCTGACTCTCAACAGTGTTTCCAAGTCTGATGAAGGACTCTACACGTGCAGCATCCCTGAAGATGGACAATCATCAGCGAGCTGGCTGATTGTCAGAG CTGGTGAAGAGCCTCATCGTGGCCTtcacctccctctgctgctctgcactgctgtcagtgttttcttgGTGGCTCTAGTGCTGTTGGTGGGAATACTGCAATGTGGGCAACATCAGACAATCACCACAG ATACCCCGACCTCTCCtttctgcttccagtcttttaCCTCTATACAATCAG TGACAACGTATACTGTCGTCAAAACCCAGCAGGAAGAGCG GTTGCTGAGACCAGAGACACCCGACTGA
- the LOC117245943 gene encoding uncharacterized protein LOC117245943 isoform X1, with protein sequence MEVTALCIRLLMTVLLLLVAHVECSYSKNVDAGFPQVVPNRQQFFEYEPITVTCEGLEGLTGWRVVRRIGGDVKTCAASWSTSTGPCKIKNALAAVDSGEYWCEMGEAKKSNTVNITVTGGSVILEGPALPVMVGDDVTLHCRNKQMSSNLTAAFFKDGHLMENSSMGNLTLNSVSKSDEGLYTCSIPEDGQSSASWLIVRAAGEEPHRGLHLPLLLCTAVSVFLVALVLLVGILQCGQHQTITTDTPTSPFCFQSFTSIQSVTTYTVVKTQQEERLLRPETPD encoded by the exons ATGGAGGTCACAGCGCTCTGCATCAGACTGT TGATGactgttttgttgctgctggtTGCACATGTTGAATGCAgttactctaaaaatgttg atGCAGGTTTCCCTCAGGTTGTTCCAAACCGACAGCAGTTCTTTGAATATGAGCCCATTACTGTCACCTGTGAGGGTCTGGAGGGACTGACTGGATGGAGAGTGGTGAGGAGGATCGGAGGTGATGTTAAAACATGTGCTGCTTCCTGGTCAACGTCAACAGGACCCTGTAAAATAAAGAATGCCTTAGCGGCAGTTGACAGTGGAGAATACTGGTGTGAAATGGGAGAGGCAAAGAAAAGCAACACTGTCAACATCACTGTCACTG GTGGCTCTGTGATCCTGGAGGGTCCTGCCCTCCCTGTGATGGTGGGAGATGATGTAACTCTGCACTGCAGAAACAAGCAGATGTCTTCCAACCTCacagctgcattttttaaagatgGCCACTTAATGGAGAACAGCTCTATGGGAAACCTGACTCTCAACAGTGTTTCCAAGTCTGATGAAGGACTCTACACGTGCAGCATCCCTGAAGATGGACAATCATCAGCGAGCTGGCTGATTGTCAGAG CAGCTGGTGAAGAGCCTCATCGTGGCCTtcacctccctctgctgctctgcactgctgtcagtgttttcttgGTGGCTCTAGTGCTGTTGGTGGGAATACTGCAATGTGGGCAACATCAGACAATCACCACAG ATACCCCGACCTCTCCtttctgcttccagtcttttaCCTCTATACAATCAG TGACAACGTATACTGTCGTCAAAACCCAGCAGGAAGAGCG GTTGCTGAGACCAGAGACACCCGACTGA
- the LOC117245943 gene encoding uncharacterized protein LOC117245943 isoform X3, with protein sequence MEVTALCIRLLMTVLLLLVAHVECSYSKNVGFPQVVPNRQQFFEYEPITVTCEGLEGLTGWRVVRRIGGDVKTCAASWSTSTGPCKIKNALAAVDSGEYWCEMGEAKKSNTVNITVTGGSVILEGPALPVMVGDDVTLHCRNKQMSSNLTAAFFKDGHLMENSSMGNLTLNSVSKSDEGLYTCSIPEDGQSSASWLIVRAAGEEPHRGLHLPLLLCTAVSVFLVALVLLVGILQCGQHQTITTDTPTSPFCFQSFTSIQSVTTYTVVKTQQEERLLRPETPD encoded by the exons ATGGAGGTCACAGCGCTCTGCATCAGACTGT TGATGactgttttgttgctgctggtTGCACATGTTGAATGCAgttactctaaaaatgttg GTTTCCCTCAGGTTGTTCCAAACCGACAGCAGTTCTTTGAATATGAGCCCATTACTGTCACCTGTGAGGGTCTGGAGGGACTGACTGGATGGAGAGTGGTGAGGAGGATCGGAGGTGATGTTAAAACATGTGCTGCTTCCTGGTCAACGTCAACAGGACCCTGTAAAATAAAGAATGCCTTAGCGGCAGTTGACAGTGGAGAATACTGGTGTGAAATGGGAGAGGCAAAGAAAAGCAACACTGTCAACATCACTGTCACTG GTGGCTCTGTGATCCTGGAGGGTCCTGCCCTCCCTGTGATGGTGGGAGATGATGTAACTCTGCACTGCAGAAACAAGCAGATGTCTTCCAACCTCacagctgcattttttaaagatgGCCACTTAATGGAGAACAGCTCTATGGGAAACCTGACTCTCAACAGTGTTTCCAAGTCTGATGAAGGACTCTACACGTGCAGCATCCCTGAAGATGGACAATCATCAGCGAGCTGGCTGATTGTCAGAG CAGCTGGTGAAGAGCCTCATCGTGGCCTtcacctccctctgctgctctgcactgctgtcagtgttttcttgGTGGCTCTAGTGCTGTTGGTGGGAATACTGCAATGTGGGCAACATCAGACAATCACCACAG ATACCCCGACCTCTCCtttctgcttccagtcttttaCCTCTATACAATCAG TGACAACGTATACTGTCGTCAAAACCCAGCAGGAAGAGCG GTTGCTGAGACCAGAGACACCCGACTGA
- the LOC117245943 gene encoding Fc receptor-like protein 5 isoform X5: MEVTALCIRLCFPQVVPNRQQFFEYEPITVTCEGLEGLTGWRVVRRIGGDVKTCAASWSTSTGPCKIKNALAAVDSGEYWCEMGEAKKSNTVNITVTGGSVILEGPALPVMVGDDVTLHCRNKQMSSNLTAAFFKDGHLMENSSMGNLTLNSVSKSDEGLYTCSIPEDGQSSASWLIVRAAGEEPHRGLHLPLLLCTAVSVFLVALVLLVGILQCGQHQTITTDTPTSPFCFQSFTSIQSVTTYTVVKTQQEERLLRPETPD; encoded by the exons ATGGAGGTCACAGCGCTCTGCATCAGACTGT GTTTCCCTCAGGTTGTTCCAAACCGACAGCAGTTCTTTGAATATGAGCCCATTACTGTCACCTGTGAGGGTCTGGAGGGACTGACTGGATGGAGAGTGGTGAGGAGGATCGGAGGTGATGTTAAAACATGTGCTGCTTCCTGGTCAACGTCAACAGGACCCTGTAAAATAAAGAATGCCTTAGCGGCAGTTGACAGTGGAGAATACTGGTGTGAAATGGGAGAGGCAAAGAAAAGCAACACTGTCAACATCACTGTCACTG GTGGCTCTGTGATCCTGGAGGGTCCTGCCCTCCCTGTGATGGTGGGAGATGATGTAACTCTGCACTGCAGAAACAAGCAGATGTCTTCCAACCTCacagctgcattttttaaagatgGCCACTTAATGGAGAACAGCTCTATGGGAAACCTGACTCTCAACAGTGTTTCCAAGTCTGATGAAGGACTCTACACGTGCAGCATCCCTGAAGATGGACAATCATCAGCGAGCTGGCTGATTGTCAGAG CAGCTGGTGAAGAGCCTCATCGTGGCCTtcacctccctctgctgctctgcactgctgtcagtgttttcttgGTGGCTCTAGTGCTGTTGGTGGGAATACTGCAATGTGGGCAACATCAGACAATCACCACAG ATACCCCGACCTCTCCtttctgcttccagtcttttaCCTCTATACAATCAG TGACAACGTATACTGTCGTCAAAACCCAGCAGGAAGAGCG GTTGCTGAGACCAGAGACACCCGACTGA